The Dioscorea cayenensis subsp. rotundata cultivar TDr96_F1 chromosome 19, TDr96_F1_v2_PseudoChromosome.rev07_lg8_w22 25.fasta, whole genome shotgun sequence genome includes a window with the following:
- the LOC120249306 gene encoding PE-PGRS family protein PE_PGRS16-like, translating to MELKYNGMFNCGGLMRGKFGGEGVFGMMGMADKGGKANLGSGKNGVIGSFHGGSLGRVGICGIGGKAGFEKIGVTGSFHGGSLGRDGICGIGGIVGLGKIGAPGSFHGGSSGKAGICGIGGNVGLGKVGSMGIGGKVDSTVIGGIEVEGFKCAGIALGGSSDFGKPGMVGIIGNVSLGKDGVIGFFCGMCLGKFGVSGIGGNAGLGKVGSAVIGGMTIGGNSGFIKMGMAGCGGNGNLGLGRVGTICFGGTVGSRCVGAPGIEGLG from the exons ATGGAACTGAAATACAATGGCATGTTTAACT GTGGTGGTTTGATGAGGGGGAAGTTTGGAGGGGAAGGTGTTTTTGGGATGATGGGCATGGCAGACAAGGGTGGCAAAGCAAACTTGGGCTCTG GAAAAAATGGTGTAATTGGTTCCTTCCATGGTGGGAGTCTAGGGAGAGTTGGCATATGTGGCATTGGTGGTAAAGCAGGTTTTGAAAAAATTGGTGTAACTGGTTCCTTCCATGGTGGTAGCTTAGGGAGAGATGGCATATGTGGCATTGGTGGCATTGTAGGCTTAGGAAAAATTGGTGCACCTGGTTCCTTCCACGGTGGGAGTTCAGGAAAAGCTGGCATTTGTGGCATTGGTGGTAATGTAGGTTTAGGAAAAGTTGGTTCTATGGGCATTGGTG GAAAAGTTGATTCTACTGTCATTGGTGGAATTGAAGTTGAAGGCTTTAAATGTGCTGGCATAGCCTTAGGTGGCAGTTCAGACTTTGGAAAACCAGGCATGGTTGGGATCATTGGTAATGTGAGTTTAGGGAAAGATGGTGTAATTGGTTTCTTCTGTGGGATGTGTTTAGGAAAATTTGGTGTGTCTGGCATCGGCGGAAATGCGGGTTTAGGAAAAGTTGGTTCTGCTGTCATCGGTGGCATGACCATTGGTGGCAATTCAGGTTTTATAAAAATGGGCATGGCTGGCTGTGGTGGTAATGGAAACTTAGGTTTAGGAAGAGTCGGAACAATTTGTTTTGGTGGTACCGTAGGTTCTAGATGTGTTGGCGCACCAGGCATCGAAGGCTTAGGATGA
- the LOC120249308 gene encoding protein PELPK1-like has protein sequence MASKTLSFFSMLILIALSILPNANTCHAVARPIPIDTELSTLPKPTLPPGLPTVPDVPIPQIPKIPDIPPIPLIPTTPIISPPPSTSIPINLLVQAMASTASIFIILVVVLIFGNNQTCSSARVLTEAVPHTPESLPPLPTVPVFPKHTLPPKSSMPFLLKPTWPPKAAEPYFSKSALPPLPSVPVLPNHAFPPTQEVPTLPKSMKQPIIPAIPPFPYIPGIPSIPPLPAIPPFPYIPGIPSIPPLPAIPTIPSIFTTPPPPSYKTNP, from the exons ATGGCTTCCAAAactctctccttcttctccatgcTCATACTCATTGCACTCTCTATTCTGCCAAATGCCAACACTTGCCATGCAGTAGCTCGGCCTATACCGATCGATACTGAGTTATCAACTTTGCCGAAACCTACATTACCACCAGGATTACCAACGGTTCCGGATGTCCCAATACCTCAAATTCCCAAGATCCCTGATATTCCTCCTATTCCTCTCATTCCCACCACCCCAATAATCTCACCGCCCCCTTCTACTTCTATTCCA aTCAATTTGTTGGTTCAAGCAATGGCTTCCACAGCATCAATCTTTATCATCTTGGTTGTTGTTTTGATCTTCGGCAACAACCAAACATGCAGCTCGGCCCGTGTACTCACCGAAGCTGTTCCACATACACCGGAATCACTACCTCCATTACCAACCGTGCCAGTTTTTCCAAAGCATACATTACCACCGAAATCTAGCATGCCATTTCTACTGAAACCTACATGGCCACCAAAAGCAGCAGAGCCTTATTTTTCTAAATCTGCACTACCACCACTGCCTTCGGTACCGGTTCTTCCAAACCATGCATTTCCACCAACACAAGAAGTACCAACTTTACCGAAATCTATGAAGCAACCAATAATCCCTGCTATTCCTCCTTTCCCTTATATTCCTGGTATTCCCAGTATTCCTCCACTCCCTGCTATTCCTCCCTTCCCTTATATTCCTGGTATTCCCAGTATTCCTCCACTCCCTGCTATTCCTACTATTCCTTCTATCTTCACTACTCCACCACCTCCATCTTATAAAACCAATCCTTGA
- the LOC120249864 gene encoding oxygen-evolving enhancer protein 2, chloroplastic-like has product MASTACFLHHHVPTTTSKTPAHRLLPNLKSSQLVCKAQKQEPENNATVSRRLALTILIGTAAVGSKVSPADAAYGESANIFGKPKTNTDFLPYTGSGFQVQVPSKWNPSKEVEFPGQVMRYEDNSDALSYLSVIIQPTDKKAITDYGTPEEFISQFDYLLGKQIFAGKTQAEGGFDKDAVATANILESETADIDGKKYYFVSVLTRTADGDEGGKHQLIKATVSNGKLYICKAQAGDKRWFKGARKFVESSSSSFKVA; this is encoded by the exons ATGGCATCAACTGCCTGTTTCCTCCACCACCATGTGCCCACCACCACCTCCAAGACTCCGGCGCATCGTCTTCTACCGAACCTCAAGTCCTCGCAGTTGGTGTGCAAGGCTCAGAAGCAGGAACCTGAAAACAATGCAACAGTTTCACGCCGATTAGCACTCACCATCCTCATTGGCACTGCTGCCGTTGGCTCCAAGGTCTCCCCGGCTGATGCTGCCTACGGAGAATCTG CTAATATCTTCGGCAAGCCAAAAACAAACACCGATTTCTTGCCGTACACTGGGAGTGGATTCCAGGTGCAGGTACCATCGAAATGGAACCCGAGCAAAGAGGTGGAGTTCCCTGGCCAGGTGATGCGATATGAGGATAATTCTGATGCACTCAGCTATCTTTCAGTAATAATACAACCCACAGACAAGAAGGCCATCACTGACTATGGCACACCTGAGGAATTCATCTCCCAG TTTGATTATTTGCTAGGGAAGCAGATTTTTGCTGGCAAGACACAGGCTGAG GGTGGATTTGACAAGGATGCTGTTGCCACCGCAAACATATTGGAGTCTGAAACAGCAGACATCGACGGCAAGAAATACTACTTTGTCTCAGTATTGACAAGGACAGCTGACGGAGATGAGGGCGGGAAGCACCAGCTTATAAAAGCCACTGTATCAAATGGAAAGCTTTATATCTGCAAGGCACAGGCTGGAGACAAGAGATGGTTCAAGGGAGCTAGGAAGTTCGTTGAGAGCTCTTCCAGCTCCTTCAAAGTTGCCTAA
- the LOC120249865 gene encoding uncharacterized protein LOC120249865 isoform X2, producing the protein MDDRNPSPSGTLACGGTDDGDSTGAGASHSGHQLDGCEAVAKAIESTLGVVMREFDSRSKSAERSQDELSLAIDRLTGDKLLEDAPVPLIMRHAAKISSIRKRISAMNLLLKSIQRRMDRIDFMLSSGSLMEKAPGGEDVAPMSSSTT; encoded by the exons ATGGACGATAGAAATCCCTCACCGTCTGGGACACTAGCTTGCGGCGGCACCGACGACGGCGATTCGACGGGGGCCGGTGCATCGCATTCCGGCCACCAACTCGATGGCTGCGAAGCCGTGGCAAAGGCGATCGAATCCACGCTGGGGGTGGTGATGAGGGAGTTCGATTCCCGATCTAAGAGCGCTGAACGCAGTCAGGATGAGCTGTCTCTCGCCATCGATCGTCTCACTGGAG ATAAATTGTTAGAGGATGCACCTGTGCCATTGATAATGCGGCATGCTGCGAAGATCTCATCCATTCGCAAGAGAATTTCAGCTATGAATTTGTTGTTGAAGTCGATACAGAGGCGCATGGACCGCATCGATTTCATGTTGTCCAGTGGCTCATTGATGG AGAAAGCTCCTGGAGGTGAAGATGTTGCTCCAATGTCATCATCAACTACGTAG
- the LOC120249865 gene encoding uncharacterized protein LOC120249865 isoform X1: MDDRNPSPSGTLACGGTDDGDSTGAGASHSGHQLDGCEAVAKAIESTLGVVMREFDSRSKSAERSQDELSLAIDRLTGELDKLLEDAPVPLIMRHAAKISSIRKRISAMNLLLKSIQRRMDRIDFMLSSGSLMEKAPGGEDVAPMSSSTT; the protein is encoded by the exons ATGGACGATAGAAATCCCTCACCGTCTGGGACACTAGCTTGCGGCGGCACCGACGACGGCGATTCGACGGGGGCCGGTGCATCGCATTCCGGCCACCAACTCGATGGCTGCGAAGCCGTGGCAAAGGCGATCGAATCCACGCTGGGGGTGGTGATGAGGGAGTTCGATTCCCGATCTAAGAGCGCTGAACGCAGTCAGGATGAGCTGTCTCTCGCCATCGATCGTCTCACTGGAG aATTAGATAAATTGTTAGAGGATGCACCTGTGCCATTGATAATGCGGCATGCTGCGAAGATCTCATCCATTCGCAAGAGAATTTCAGCTATGAATTTGTTGTTGAAGTCGATACAGAGGCGCATGGACCGCATCGATTTCATGTTGTCCAGTGGCTCATTGATGG AGAAAGCTCCTGGAGGTGAAGATGTTGCTCCAATGTCATCATCAACTACGTAG
- the LOC120249307 gene encoding vegetative cell wall protein gp1-like — MASTTLLFSVLFTFSFIFSTNYAARHLSNKPEIISPAASPSNSPPINIGPLKPLEVSPAASPSNSPPVNIGPFKPFKPVMPGHHQYQWPPLPRIPFKPFKPIKPGHPWSPMLPMPPPFDHKPIFPPPMGRRPCPRKPSDKQKLPKWEPTWPGMPKFALPPFPATKPGDIPKFTMPPMPSVPANHSFPKNHYNYHMP; from the coding sequence ATGGCATCCACCACCTTATTGTTCTCAGTATTATTCACCTTCAGTTTCATATTCTCAACCAACTATGCAGCTCGGCATCTATCAAACAAGCCGGAGATAATATCTCCGGCCGCATCTCCTTCCAACTCTCCTCCAATTAACATCGGTCCTCTTAAGCCATTGGAGGTATCTCCGGCCGCATCTCCTTCTAACTCTCCTCCAGTTAACATCGGTCCTTTTAAGCCATTTAAGCCAGTAATGCCCGGACATCATCAATATCAATGGCCACCATTGCCCAGAATTCCATTCAAGCCATTCAAGCCAATTAAACCTGGGCATCCCTGGTCACCAATGCTGCCAATGCCGCCACCTTTCGATCATAAACCGATATTCCCGCCGCCAATGGGGAGACGACCTTGCCCGCGCAAACCTTCAGATAAACAAAAGCTGCCAAAATGGGAGCCTACATGGCCTGGTATGCCAAAGTTTGCATTGCCACCTTTCCCTGCAACCAAGCCTGGAGATATACCAAAGTTCACAATGCCTCCTATGCCTTCTGTTCCTGCTAATCATTCATTTCCAAAGAACCACTACAACTACCACATGCCCTAG